A single Cryomorphaceae bacterium DNA region contains:
- a CDS encoding SRPBCC family protein, whose product MYRMEDSIVVPVGLEEAWNFFSNPDNLQKLTPTDIGFEPKTKSQPTAMYPGFFITYRVAPLLGIKMTWATEITQVQHQQYFVDEQRLGPYKIWHHEHHFESIDEHSTKVTDIIHYALPMGFLGKMAHPIVIKPKLTEIFDFRKERIEEIFGS is encoded by the coding sequence ATGTACAGAATGGAAGACAGCATCGTGGTTCCTGTAGGTTTGGAAGAGGCCTGGAATTTCTTTTCTAACCCAGACAACCTCCAGAAACTCACGCCAACGGATATCGGATTTGAGCCCAAAACCAAGAGTCAACCCACGGCTATGTATCCGGGATTCTTCATCACCTACCGAGTCGCTCCTCTACTAGGCATTAAAATGACCTGGGCGACGGAAATCACTCAGGTTCAACACCAGCAGTACTTTGTTGATGAACAGCGCCTTGGCCCCTACAAAATCTGGCACCACGAGCATCATTTTGAATCGATCGACGAGCATTCAACCAAGGTGACCGATATTATTCACTACGCCTTACCCATGGGATTTTTGGGAAAAATGGCCCATCCCATCGTAATTAAACCTAAATTGACTGAAATCTTCGATTTTCGAAAAGAACGAATCGAAGAAATTTTCGGCTCATGA